A window of the Hordeum vulgare subsp. vulgare chromosome 5H, MorexV3_pseudomolecules_assembly, whole genome shotgun sequence genome harbors these coding sequences:
- the LOC123452349 gene encoding aspartate-semialdehyde dehydrogenase, with protein sequence MQATAAVHRPHLLAASPLGARASRRPSTVRMALREDGPSVAIVGATGAVGQEFLRVITARDFPYRSLRLLASERSAGKRIEFEGQDYTVQDLAAPGAFEGIDIALFSAGGGVSRAHAPAAVASGAVVVDNSSAYRMDPDVPLVIPEVNPEAMADVRLGKGAIVANPNCSTIICLMAVTPLHRHAKVKRMVVSTYQAASGAGAAAMEELKLQTQEVLEGKPPTCNIFSQQYAFNIFSHNAPIVENGYNEEEMKMVKETRKIWNDKDVRVTATCIRVPTMRAHAESVNLQFEKPLDEDTAREILRAAPGVTISDDRAANRFPTPLEVSDKDDVSVGRIRQDLSQDDNRGLELFVCGDQIRKGAALNAVQIAEMLLK encoded by the exons ATGCAGGCCACCGCCGCCGTCCACCGGCCGCACCTCCTGGCGGCGTCCCCGCTGGGGGCCCGCGCCAGCCGGCGGCCCTCCACGGTCCGCATGGCGCTCCGCGAGGACGGCCCGTCCGTGGCCATCGTGGGCGCCACCGGCGCCGTGGGGCAGGAGTTCCTCCGCGTCATCACAGCCCGCGACTTCCCCTACCGCAGCCTCCGCCTCCTCGCCAGCGAGCGCTCCGCGGGCAAGCGCATCGAGTTCGAGGGCCAGGACTACACCGTCCAGGACCTCGCGGCGCCCGGGGCATTCGAGGGGATCGACATCGCGCTCTTCAGCGCCGGTGGCGGCGTCAGCCGCGCACACGCGCCAGCCGCCGTCGCCAGCGGTGCCGTCGTCGTGGACAACAGCTCCGCCTACCGGATGGACCCCGACGTGCCGCTCGTCATCCCGGAGGTCAACCCCGAGGCCATGGCCGACGTCCGGCTCGGGAAAGGGGCTATCGTGGCCAACCCCAACTGCTCTACCATCATCTGCCTCATGGCTGTCACGCCTCTGCATCGCCACGCCAAG GTCAAAAGGATGGTTGTCAGCACATACCAAGCAGCAAGTGGTGCTGGTGCTGCAGCCATGGAAGAACTCAAACTTCAGACTCAAGAG GTCTTGGAAGGAAAGCCACCAACCTGCAACATTTTCAGTCAACAG TATGCTTTTAATATATTTTCGCATAATGCACCTATTGTTGAAAATGGCTATAACGAGGAAGAGATGAAAATGGTGAAGGAAACCAGAAAAATCTGG AATGACAAGGATGTACGAGTAACTGCAACTTGTATACGGGTTCCTACGATGCGTGCACATGCCGAAAGTGTGAATCTACAGTTTGAAAAGccacttgatgag GACACTGCCAGAGAAATCTTGAGGGCAGCTCCTGGTGTTACCATTAGCGACGACCGTGCTGCCAATCGCTTCCCTACACCACTGGAG GTATCGGATAAAGATGATGTATCAGTTGGCAGGATCCGTCAGGACTTGTCGCAAGATGATAACAGAGG GTTGGAGTTATTTGTCTGTGGAGACCAGATACGTAAAGGTGCGGCGCTGAACGCTGTCCAGATTGCCGAAATGCTACTGAAGTGA